The genome window ATTTCACATACGGTATGTCGTGTGGATAGGGATGTTTCCGTGATAAAACCGCACAAGGTGGCTCGCCTTCGACAAGCTTTGGAAGAATGGAAGGCTGGAATTCCTCAGACTGACCCTGAGAACAAGCCGCATCCTCACCTAACGACTGATTACCATATGATCTAATACCATAAAGCCATCATACTCTTGAACCTTTCCTTCTTACCCACCCTCACGCCACAGAACCCGACTTTTCACGAGATCGTCCACTCTGCCGGACAAGTCTGCTTCCTGTCGAAACGCCTCCATGACCAGCAGACGtacatctccttctctttgctCTCGCTACATGCCAACTTTGTCGCCGGCTTGGTCATGGTCTACTGCTTCTGCCTAGACTCGTCAATATTCAGTCCCGAGTTCAGCAGCAGTGTGCGAGCGTGTAGCACGATGCTGTACATCATTTCCGAGCGATGGCCGAAAGCCGTTCAGGCTCGAAAGCCGTTCGATCGTCTTATCACTGCTACGATAGAAAGTGACGACGAAACAAACAACGGTCTTTTGAGGTCTGAGGATAATCTGCATGTGTCGCGGGACGGTTTTCAGCCTGGCTTTGCGGCAGACGACCCAGGTCATCTAGAGGTTTGGAATAGCTTTGAGTCAATACTTAGGGATAATCAGATTGATCTGGGAACTTGGATGCATGATAGCATCTTTAACACGATGGGCACGTCTCAACCAATGGATTAGACGGAGTAGGTAAGCCGCAAATATAGTCGTGCAATTACGATATTTGCTTAACTATATAGTAAATGGCCATGTGCCTATGTATTGCCACACATATTTTATGACGCCTCGATTGCGTCCCCATGGAGGGAACTCTGAGGAGAAGAGTGTAAAAAGAGATGGCTGGGTTTATCAAGGGGTAAAAACTCGGCAAAGTCTACCATTCTGTCGCTGGACCCAATCCTCACTACCAACACACTGAGGACACCACAAGAGGCCTTCAGGATCATACCTCTCCTTGATATCACGAAGCCGTGCGTAGTTTGGTCCCCAGAAAGACCACTGCCAGTCAGGCTCGATCGAGTTTGCCGTATTTCCAACAGTCAGCCAAGCGTGTCAAGAGTGATCATAGAGTGCCATCTTACCTCGTTCAAGTAGACTCCTTGGGCAAGATCCAATTCCCTCAGCAATGTGAGTTTTCTATATGTCACATCGTGGATAATATTTCTGACTGCAGTGTCGTTTGTGGAGTCAGTCCAGCTTTGACCTGTGATTAGATAGACGGTAGCGTTTCGCCAGGAAGGATGTAAAGCGTTGTTGACGGGCTTGGGACTGATGGTGAGGGTGCCAGATATAGAGAGGTTTGGCAAGCCATTCTAAAGATCTGTTAGCGCTTTGAAGGGGCAGGAGCATGAAGATGTCTGTACCGATGGTGCTTCCTTAGTAGGACCAATCTTCTTATATACAGCTGCAAACTCTTCTGTCTTTTCCGTGACAGTCTGTCGTGAGATTAATCGAGAAGCCCTAATGTCATAGCCTGCGCTGACCGTCCCAATGTCTGGCAAAACCTTGAGCAGTTCCTGCCAAGTGCTAACTGGAATCTTAGTCAAAGACCAAGTAACGGTACTATTAGATGCTTCAAACAATTTTCTGAATAGTTCAAGGGCATTATCTTAAGTTTTGTTAGAAATGTCAAATCCCATAAACGATCCACTGAAAGTCAACACCTCAGCTTCAGGAGGACCTGTCACGGTATAGTAGCCATGGACACCAACACCTTGAATCGCAGGGAACAGCGCATGAGCATTTGCCATGACTTTGTAGAACTGATCTTCCGAGGTATGGGTCTTAGCTCTGATGTCGAAGCCTCCGATGACTAATTTGGTGCGGGATAAGCCTTGACAGTTAGCTTTGTAATGACACCAAACGTGCCACCGCCACCGCCGCGAATAACCCACCAGAGATCCTCATTCTTGCACTGACTGGCAATCAAGACTTTGCCAGCTGTGGTGACAATCTCTGCCTCAAGAACACGGAATCAACGAGGCTATACTCCGTAGTCAAAGCGCACGCTGATTCTGTGTTTACCAAGGCATAAAACCCCACTGCAGGAAATCTCACATCGGCAAATTTAGCCGGTCTTGATGCGGAGTAAACTGACTGGTCAGGCTATTTCACCATTAAGTAAATAAGGAACCTTTACTCAAGAGTGATAGGATAGCTTTGTCGTAGTCTAATATCCCTTTAATGTTATTTCAATTGGAGGATTATCATGGCGATAGGGATATTTAAAACAGTATTGGGGTATCGTTTCAATTATACTGAATAGGGCATCGTATGCCAATCTTAACTTCGATTGATGAGGTGCTGTCAGGTTTGTTGTAGATACGTCAGGGTCATCCGTGTTATAACAGACCATTAGTCAAGCAGTCCGCAAGTAGCCATGCTTTTCGTCATGACAATGGGACAAACTTTCACCTAAGACGACGATGAGTATGCAATCGCAGATCATTAGGTGCAGACATGGACTTAAGGATAGCAGATTCTCCTCGAGAGCCGAAGCCGAAAGGCGAAAATCCGGAAATTTATCAGCACGGAATTTGGAGAAACTGCGCTGGAACATCATTATTGGTTGGCGCACTACTGAAGGAGAATTTGACCCACAGCAAGCAACTTTTATCGAAGCTAAGATCTGACTTCATGTAACATGATGAGCACTGCCGCGAGCCTGCATTAGCCTAGACCGACTTATAAATCAGCAAAATATGGAAGCTGGCAGTACAGTTAGTGTCTCaaaatatataagtactGCCTAAACCTTTCTGATAATAATGGAATCCGATTCTACTTCTCATACAAGCTTCTCATTCACCATAAGTTAACTATCCCAACTACTCTAGCAATTAACATCTAATCTTACTACCCCAAACTTGTTCCACAACACCAAGTACACCTACCAAGCCCCATCGTCAAAATGACTCACCCAATTATCTTCAACAGCAGTCTCGGTCTAGGCCTTATGATAGTCGGCCTCGGTCTCAACGCCACCTTTCGCCCAAATGACCATCTCCAGCGCCTCGAATTCCCCGTCCCTACTGAACCTCTGGCAAAGAAGTTCAGTCTCGCGCTCATGAAGATTTGGGGCATTCGCAACATCACCGTCGGCGTCTTGATCTCGCTTATCTGGACAACTGGAGACGAGACATTGATGGCCAAGGCTTTGAGTGCAGCGCTGGCTATGCCGGTTACTGATGGTTTTGTGAGTAGGATTATTATTGGAGGTGGGGAGACGCAGCATTGGGTGTTTCCTCCTTTGCTTGTGGTCATGATTGCTGGATTGTTTGGATACTTTTGAGCCACCAAGCCTGGGCCAGAACGCTAGGCGCTACTTGATGGATTGGCTTGTTATATGATTCGTATCGTGGTCCAGTCAGGGGAAATTGTTCCAGAAGCATTTTCAATAACTCAGGCCTCATAAAAATGTCGCAATTCTCTTTCCGATACAAACTCAAAGCAAATGACAATACAAGATTTGTTCCTCTCCGCTACCCACCAAGTTAAGACGAAGACCAACTGACAGTTCCATCACCACTGATGAATTGCAGTACACCTTGCTCAGTTACGACAATAGTCGCATCGTAGTCCGGAGAGCTGGGCTGGAACCCCAATTGCTGTAAAGTACGATCGCCCTGGTACAACACCAGTCCTTCCATGGAATGAAAAGCCGCCTGTGGACTGTTCGACATGTCTAGAGTGGTCATGACTTCCCACTTCCACGATTTGTTGTTGACATCCCAGACCCCAAAGTTCTCACCCTCGAACGTGAGGCGGTATGCCTTGCTCGGCGACTCGAGGTACACCCCCGGAATCAATCTTTCCCCGACCCTCATCGGAGCAGGTTCACGAGGCCAGAAATTACTGAGAGAGCCTTGGTAAGGCTGAACGATGAATTCGGCGCTGTCACGAgtcggtggtggtggcgcGTCTGCTAGGTAAATGTAAAATTGAGCCTGATTGTCGGAAGTGTAGCGGATGTCTTGCTTCAAAACCTTGTGAGGGTAGTCCTGTGGCTGCCAATGGAATAAATAATCCGGGTACCATTGCAAGTTCCAAATCGCTGAGTCAGAGGCAGAATTGGTGGCTCCCAGTGAGTAATAAGATGAATCAAGGATGGGTGTGACAGATATGGAGATGTACGCATTGTTGGAAGCATTCATCAACCGAAAGCCGTTGGCTTTTGAGCCGTCTGTAATTATCGGGCAATCATTAGCCGGCTCAACATACCACAACTGTGTTGTCTGTCCTGCATACCAGACTGAACCGGAGATGGCATCCCCATTGATGAGACCACGGCCTTGAACCATGCTGATAGAAACTGGCGCCGGCTTAGGGTAAGCGGTGAGTATGGAAGACACCACTTTATACTCCTCAGGGCCAACCAGCCGCTGGAGAGTGTGGTCTTGTTTATCAATGTTGTTAAGGGCGCGGGCTATGGCAGCTGGGCCATCCGGGAAGTTGACTGCAGGATCGGGATTCGATGACGCAAATCTAAGCAGATGAACTCCCTTCAGCTCAGCCACAACGACCTTTATCAAAGGTAGCTTCATCTTGCTATAAAAGTCGATGATATCCGTAGCCGAAGCAATGCTGATCTTTGCTTCTTTGCTAAGGTAGCTACTCGCCCCCTGGCCCGCCAAAAAGTCATGGATAGTCCCGAGAGCCTCGGGAACAGTGGTCTTTGCTTCGACGGAGAGCTGCACAAGACGAGCGCGGAATTGGACGCAAATATTCTTCGAAGCAGCATCTGTCGCTTTAGCTGCAGTTGCGAGACCCTTCAAGCAATCGAAGTAGGAATGGTGCAGTGAATTGATGCTTGAAACGTTCTGCTGTATTATAGCGGCATCGATATCGACATCCACCTGGGCGATTGCTCCCTCAATCTGCTGAAGCGAATCCTGAACCTGCTGCAATCCATTTAAGATCTGGTTAAGCTTGGCGAGAATATCTGCGTTGGCTTCGCTATTGTCGTCTCCGCCGAAGAGACTATCAACAAGGGAACTGCAGATATGTTCAACTACAGCATCGCCGGCCTTTTCGCCAAGATATTTCAAGGCAACGCCGAGGAACTCAGATGCAACGAAAGACATTGCTGAGGCGGTAAGGGTAAAGGTCGGACAGAGAGACGTGAAAGTTTGGAAATTTGGTTGTGAAAGTCTGATTTAGAGAAGAGATAAGGTGGTAACATTTTTCTCAGTTCGGCAGTGTCTTGCTAATTTATAGGTTGCGCTACGGTCGAGATAATTTCTTAGAATACCCTATTATGCTTAATATTGACAGCCCGGGCCGGAAAAGGCTCTAGTTTCATCAATAGCGGTCTTTAGCTTTCAGCTCGACACACCATTAGCGACTATTGCCACTAGTTCTGAAACAGAATGTGACAAGCGTTCGTCCGAAAGGTCTAGACCATGAGAACCAAGATCATGCACAAATTCACTggctattatattttatacAAGCACTGGCACTTAAATACAAAACATCAAAGTACTAGGTAGTTACTTACCCAACGCTCGGTAAATAGCTCTCCCATAAGCCTCAGCCCGATCACTACTAACAAGTCCTCCACCCATCTTATTCATGGCATAAGCGATCGTCATACGCCTATCTAGATCCATGATGATAGTCGAACCGCCCCAACCGCCCCAGAAACAGATATTGCCCTCTGGAATCCAGGGAAGGGCCGGAGAAGGCGTGATTCCATATCCAATGCCAAGTCTGAATGGTAGCCCAAGGACCAAATCTTTTCCAGCAAACTGCTCCTGAAAGATCAACTTGATTGTCTCCTCTGATAGAAGCTTCTTGCCTCGGGTTGAGCCACCCATTGTAATGGCGGAGAGAATCCGGGCCAGTGACCGGGAGTTGGCGTGGCCGTTCACGGCGCCTAGTTCAGCTTGTCTCCAAGGCCTGGTGTTCACAGAATTGGGGTCAAGTGGTGGGTTGAGCAACGTCTTGGCTTGGACGGATCCCTCTTCAAACTCTGGTGTAATTCCTGTAAAGTCCGGGGGAACGATGGGAGAGATGCGGTCCCAGGTCTGCTCCGCCGCGCCAATCTGAAAGTCTGCATCCAAGACACTTGCGATCTCAGTGTCTACAAACTCGCGCAGTGACTTCCCAGAAACACGCTTGATGAGTTCTCCAAGCAGATGCCCCGAGCACAAAGCTTGATATCCAGATGCCGTTCCGGGAGTCCACCACGGAGCTTGCCGCGCCAACATCGCAGtcgtcttctcaacatcatacATGTCTTCAGTCGACAGTGGTTCTTCCCAGCCGGAGACCCCAGACGTATGCCCCAGCAGATGCCTGACCAGAACATCTTGTTTGCCATTTTGCTCAAATTCGGGCCAGTAGTGTGAGACGCGCTCATTGACATCGATCATTCCTCTGTCAACCAAGATGAGAACTGCAAGACTGGTGATTGTCTTTGTACAGGAAAAGACATTAACAATAGTGTTCTCTTCCCATGGCTTGGTTCGCTTCTCGTCTGCGTATCCGCCCCAGATATCCACCACTTCTTTGCCGTCGATATCAATTGTGATTGACGCACCAATCTCTTCACCCGACTCGATGTACTTCTCGAGAAGATCGCGAACCCCGTGAAATTTGGGGTCGCAGGTGCCGTGAATCTCAGTCATTTTGCTGTGTAATGGCCTCGGGGTTGTGATGCTGTTCGTATTCTTGACGGGGCTTTCATGGTGAGTTACTTCATTGGCAGCCTCTTTATACCTGTGGCACTTTAGGCGAGCGGTCAACATGCCGAGGCATCTTAACACCGTAGTCCCGCGGTTTATGGGGAAGCTAGTCGAGAACGCGGGGTACACCAGGCTAATTGTGGATGTGTTGTTTTTAGTTGTTCCATTTCGGTCAAGTGGGCTGTGATGTGATGGGTCCATAAAACGAATAACAGCACCCCTAGTCTTCATTTCATCGTATCTCGAACATGGCTGGTTGCGCAACCTCCACATAATGCGCATGGCCGGAGAGGAGAGTTGGATTCCGAAGAAGGATGAAGTATCGCGTTTGTTCATGCAGGGTCTTTTGGTGATGCATACGGCCAGGGCATTCTAAACTGATCTGATCTTGCCATGGCGCTCCTCACTGGTACCCAATCACCTCAATGCATGAAGTGGATGGCTTGCATGTTAATCAATGATCAAGACCGTTCTGGAGAAACTATCTTATTCTGGCTAGCTTCGACTTGTCGAGCCTCTGATTAACCTGGTCTAGGTAGCTCTCGCTTGTTTTATAACTGATCAGTAACATCTAACGTCACTAACTCGGGAGTAAAATGATCAATTGCTTAAATGAACGTCTTCTCAAGCACCTGAATGAAGTCGAAGTACTTTACAATAATGACATGTCTCTGATTGACCAAGTCATAGAACAAGATCCTTGAGAATTAGGGATAGACTGATTGGTCAATGCGAAGCGCTCAAATTGAGAGAAAGATGGCACGAAAATGTCAAGGATGCTAATCAAATGTTTAGCGCCATATTTCGCGGCAATATGCTCCATGAATTTGCTCCTCGGTTGTAAGTTGTTGGGATAACCGCTGTCAGGCCATTTTGGACTCAAGTGGCGATGCAGAACTTGAGCTCAGGGCTCTCGGGGTCACTCTCTAGGTCACACTTTTTGAATGGATTGGACGATCGTGATGATGAGTCGTTGTTGGAGTCAAACGAAGAAGTTCAATCACTTTACAGATTTGACATTACATCCATCCAGACCGGCTGATGCCGAGACCAGTGCCGTGATCTACAATTGGCGGCCCCGGCTTTGAGTCATCGTTCCCTTGCATGGTGAAATGCCGACGAAGGTTACAGCAATTAGGCACAGAATTACAAGTTAATCCAGAGTCAAATTGAACTTGTGCAGATGTAGAGAGGCGAAAGTATCCAGTTCACACCTCGTTTGGTGAATGTGAGATGAGTCTCGGGGCCAGAGACTGATACGCGAGCATGTCCCGATCTGATTGACATGCAGGTCGCGTGCCATGCGCTAACGGACTCTCGAGGAATAAGATATCTCACATGGCTAACGTCTTTGTTCAGGCACCCAAATCCCATGTCAGCAAGATTGAATGACTGCCTTGTTTCTGAGTGAGGTGGGGTCAAACATACGTTTCTAGGTGGCTGAATAACGCTCCGAAGCATCCGAAACCCAACATGATTCGCCATAAACAATCCAACGCGCGAATAGCAGTCCA of Fusarium oxysporum Fo47 chromosome I, complete sequence contains these proteins:
- a CDS encoding beta-lactamase/transpeptidase-like protein; the protein is MTEIHGTCDPKFHGVRDLLEKYIESGEEIGASITIDIDGKEVVDIWGGYADEKRTKPWEENTIVNVFSCTKTITSLAVLILVDRGMIDVNERVSHYWPEFEQNGKQDVLVRHLLGHTSGVSGWEEPLSTEDMYDVEKTTAMLARQAPWWTPGTASGYQALCSGHLLGELIKRVSGKSLREFVDTEIASVLDADFQIGAAEQTWDRISPIVPPDFTGITPEFEEGSVQAKTLLNPPLDPNSVNTRPWRQAELGAVNGHANSRSLARILSAITMGGSTRGKKLLSEETIKLIFQEQFAGKDLVLGLPFRLGIGYGITPSPALPWIPEGNICFWGGWGGSTIIMDLDRRMTIAYAMNKMGGGLVSSDRAEAYGRAIYRALGK
- a CDS encoding uncharacterized protein (expressed protein), which codes for MSFVASEFLGVALKYLGEKAGDAVVEHICSSLVDSLFGGDDNSEANADILAKLNQILNGLQQVQDSLQQIEGAIAQVDVDIDAAIIQQNVSSINSLHHSYFDCLKGLATAAKATDAASKNICVQFRARLVQLSVEAKTTVPEALGTIHDFLAGQGASSYLSKEAKISIASATDIIDFYSKMKLPLIKVVVAELKGVHLLRFASSNPDPAVNFPDGPAAIARALNNIDKQDHTLQRLVGPEEYKVVSSILTAYPKPAPVSISMVQGRGLINGDAISGSVWYAGQTTQLWYVEPANDCPIITDGSKANGFRLMNASNNAYISISVTPILDSSYYSLGATNSASDSAIWNLQWYPDYLFHWQPQDYPHKVLKQDIRYTSDNQAQFYIYLADAPPPPTRDSAEFIVQPYQGSLSNFWPREPAPMRVGERLIPGVYLESPSKAYRLTFEGENFGVWDVNNKSWKWEVMTTLDMSNSPQAAFHSMEGLVLYQGDRTLQQLGFQPSSPDYDATIVVTEQGVLQFISGDGTVSWSSS